The genomic segment atgaatgcataattaatgcattatgaaggtgcacttattGTAAAGCGTTACCCATTGTTTTTGGTGGGACTGTTGTACAAAGAAGACATACAAATAAGGCAAACttaagcagggtcagccagcatctgTGAAACGTTTGAGGTTAAGGGCCGAACTCAACAGCACACCAGTAATATGTGCCATTGAATTCTGTGCCGTCCACAGAATTCAAACCCACAAACCTCCAGAAATGTGAACAGGTCCCATATACACTGAGCTACACCTTTGGTCGTTATTTTTGTGCAAAATCTTATAAAAATAAAGGTCCTGAAGTCAGAAGCTTTTATGTTGTACACCTAGAAGCCGCTATACTGATTAGAAGAGAGACATTCCAGCGCCACACTCCCAGCATAAGTAAGGTATGAATATTTTCAGCAGTGCCGGTTTGTGAAGTAACGACATGCTGACATCTAGCGGTCATCCTTAAAATCGAGCGAATGAAGTAAGTAGCGCGAAGTTATGCGTAACAGAACACATCCAAATATTACAAGCAATGTAAAGTGAAAattcatttttttgtctttgcaaTAATTTGTCTCTTTCTTTCGTACCATTTTAATCAATATGCACTGCTAAAACGCTACATTTCTTATATTCAGGAAGAGGTTTCCCCTTCCTCTCAAATTCAATAATAATTCACCTTATTTAAGTTCGTGGTTTTAAGGGTGGATCTCTCTCTAGCCACAGGAAGCTGAGCTGATACAGCGCTTTTTGCAGCAATATAGTTTAAGTATATGTTCAACCAATCCTAGTTTAACAGCATGTGTAGtccatgctaatataacaataTGTTTAATCCAGGCTAATTTAGCAGCACGTTAACCGTTGTTATTTTATCGGCATTTTAAACCCATGCTAATTTAGGTCGAGTCCTTGCAAACTAAGCAGTGAGTAAAgggaatatatattttatatataatgtatcGTATATAATTAACCCAAGTTGCGTCTCTCGAGGCCTGCATAAATATCGAAGCTGTTGTGTTTGGCCATACATCTGTATAGTTAAGCCTgaacatttttaattatttacataaaattttGTTGCCTCTTGTATGCACTTAAACTTATTTAAAAGCATAGGTAGCTGATAAATGGTCTTCTTTAAAACTTTATTTGATAGTTAAAAACTGTATTtgacgtgtgcgtgtgtgtgtgtgtgtgtgtgtgtgtccatgtacACAGTTTCTACGTAATTAATGTCCTTATCCTACTCTCAATAAAGCAGCATATTTGAGCTACATCTTAAAAAAGTTATATGCTAAAAAGTTTAGGAACTGCACTCAGTGTAATAAGATTCACAGCCGGGCCATCAATTGATTCCAATTTAGTTTGCAGGAGACGTTCTCCATGAGCCACAGGACAGGAGTATGTCAGGAATGTGCCGGCAAACTCGCCGCCACATTGGCCTCTGGGAATTCATTGCACAGGAAGTGGCCCTCcatggggacccccccccccccccccttatctcAGATGCGTCACCCCTCAGGAAGTGACCACCTCAGAGTGATAAACACAGGCCTGTCCGCTCCCTGCTGTCCACTGAACATTCAGCACTTGACCCTTTCACCGCAGGCAAAGAAATTAAACTGtcgcattttaaaaaatattattgtTCTGTCACATTCCCCAGATGTTAAATCCAAACATGAGCGTTTGGGTTGATGATTATGTTCTTGTTGTATCTAACCATTAGCAGACTTCCTCTCACTGGGCTGAATTGTAGGCAATGAGCTGAACTCAGACACCCCCAGGGGTATAAGATTACAGCAGCTGACCCAGAAACTCAGAGGCGTTCAGTGAATTTCTGAAAGAGTtcaaaaatttatttaaatacgTTGTTCTAATAGGATTCTTTTCAAAGTGCTATATGTTTAACTTTTCCTTGCTGTGTCATGAGGGTCATGATCTATTCTAAATTTAAGGGTCAGTCTCTTACTATATTCACAGAAATGTTCTATACACTCCACCATGTTACATGTTACACCTGTAAATAAGCATTTCCCTCTGCTCTCCAGCTTTTTGGTCCAATAAATATCAGTGCAGATGTAGTTTTTTAAAGGCCACGCATAATCCCAGTtattaaccccccccaccccccacataaTATAcagcattctgcagaatgtcagTAAAGGGACAGCGTCTTTCCCCCAAACAGTGAGTCACAAAGGATGCTTTTCATACAGAGAGGCAGCATTTCCCGTAAGAAATCAATTGGCATTGCAGACTCCATCATAATATCTCATTAATTGACATTCAGGGCGGTGTTTTGAGTTGCTTTTGTCCTCCTCGCGCTCTCCCATCCTGCTTTGAAGCCCCTGTGACCACCCAATCCCCACCGCCGATTCACACCACATGTATCCGGGAGACAATGTCCGTCTGCTCCGTCAGCCAGGGTTAGGGCTGCATCTCATACTGGCCCTCGGTAGCGATGAAAAAATCATTGAGGGTGTACTGCAGGTAATCGAAGGTGGGCCGATCCTCGGGCCTCTCCTGCCAGCATTTTAGCATGATCTGGTAGAGCTCCTGCGGACACGCATCGGGACACGGCATCCTGTACTTCTTGTCCAAGAGTCGTATCACCTCTGGGTTGGTCATGCctatttcaaaatgaaaaacCGAATTTCCTTTCAGCTTCAGAAACCATGTGTCTTGTAAGTCTCTTGATAAATGTGGGTCATTAAATCAGTGCACGTTAAACAAAAATCATCAATagctgatattataatcatctttCTAAATTTATGCCATATTAGGACAGAAAATTAAGTCTGTGGTTCACTGAATAGGTATCTGTTTTGACAGAGGGTTATAAGTGGGAGTGTGATATTAATGATGATGCATTTAACAGCAAGGCCTTCATAAAGAGCTTTGAGTCTCCTACaaatcattttaatatttacctcAGAGTGGGAACTTAGTTACATTTTGTCACAATGTAATTTGTGCAATTTGTCACAATCCAAGACATTTCTTTATATGTGAAATATTTGAAAGAGTACGCCTTCATTTATGTCAAGTTTCTTATTAACTTCCTTAATTTTATCAAGTTAATCACTGATGAGCCAAAATATCATGACCACCCCCACGTCTTGTAAAAACAGCACATGTAAAGGTCTGGGATATACTAGACAGTACGCCTACATTCATTACTTGTAGCCGGCATATAGAATGCggaagaaatgggcagagaTAAATCTCTGAGTGGCTTTGATAGGGACCAGGCTGGTGGGTCACGGTGAGCGCCTGCTGAGAGAGATCCGAGGAGGGAAAGACCACGAACTGCCAAACAGGGTGATGGATGGCTGAAAACTTATCAAGTAAGATGTGAAGGTAGGCTGTCCCGTCTGGTACAGACCAGCAGGATTGGCTACTGTGGCACAAATGGCAGATCATTTTATTGATGCTTCTAGGAGCAATGTCACAACACAGAGCACATTGACCTCAGCTGAATATGGGGCTGCGGAGCTGCAGACTGGACTGGATCACACAGATGCTTGACACCTACTCGGTTGCCCAGCAACAGGAAACGACCAAGCGATCTTCTTCCATTTCTCCAAGGTTCAGCTCCAACTTTCACATGCCCATTGTAGGTGCTTTAGATGGTGGACAAGGGTCAGCATGGGCACCCTGACTGGACAGCCGCTATACAGCCCCATACGCACCAGGGCGCGATGCACCGTGTATCACGTCACGTTACTCCTGTGACGTCACTAAAATTATATGATTTTTAACTGTAATATGTGGTACAGTAGCTCTTCTCTTGCTATGCACCAGATGTGATAACACTTCGTTCACATCTCGCATTGATGTGCCTTGGCCACCCAACACATCAGATCACACTCTAGGTGATACCATACCGGGCCTGAACACATTTGACCCCCAAAGTCTAGTTTGTTTGACGAGTGTGATTGATGTGTGATGCttcagtcagactcagacacagAACACAAGCTGTGTGATCACTAACTGTATGTGAACCGGACCAGGAAGCAGCGGATATGCTAGGCTGTACAGATCGGGTAGCGACAAACATTTATCAAACATTGCGGCAGAAGGAAATCGCTTTGGTCTGCCTTTTGGaggtgcagtgtttgcaggAAGTCTGGGCTGACATGAGTGTCCAGGAACAACTGCATGCAGCATTCAAAAACTCTGAGATACTTGGCAAGATATGGGACTGTCGTTATACATGCAGCTTGACAATGACAATGACTGTGCTGCGTACTTAAATAAATCTGTGGGCCGTGTATCATCACACCCAAAACTACTCCAGATAAGCCACAAAACAAGAACATCGTGCTGTATGAGTACCGTGGGCTTGGGGCCAGACCCAGCaggggagtggggaggggggaccatTGTGCTCAGGTAGAGGATGAGGTGAAAGGGCCaagtgtgagtatgccctgagATGTTCTGCCCATGTCTTCTGAACATAATGGTTAGATCCTTGTCTTTTCCCCTGCTCATCTCTTCCACATTCAGCACGTCAACTATGAGCACCAAATGTTGACTTGCCATGCTATATATCCCAGACCTTGACATGCACCATTTTCATGACACAGTCAAGATCGTCCCCCTCACACGGGGGTGCCTGTAATATTTTGGCTCATTGCTATAAATGTGATATTGAATAAACTTGATGCTTAATCTGACTTAATCTGACATGCATGCCCCTCCCTTTATTTGTACCTGGGTAGGGTGTCCTCCCATATGTGATGATTTCTGTAAGGAGAATACCAAAAGACCAGACGTCTGTCTTGATGCTGAAGGTCCCAAAGTTGATTGCCTCTGGTGCAGTCCATTTGATTGGAAATTTCGCCCCTGTGAATTAAGCGTGGCATCAGTACGAAAGGATGAACGAACATCTACTTTCCCACAGGTCATTCTTCATTCTAAAAAAAGGTGCAACCTACACAGTATTAGCGTCAAAAAGGAACGGCTGCCGTAGACGTGACTTGTGTATTCTTAACTTTGGGCCTAATAAACTGACAGAGCAATTGGTACTTAACCATTAAAAAGTGAaatcttaattaattaatgtaaagggcaattaatgtaaaaattaagtattgcagtattttatTAATAGCTTAAAAATAACTTTAAGTACAGGATATGCTTCAGATGCAATCTGTGCTGTGTACAGAAAATGTTCTGTGATGTCAAAAGGAAAGGCACTTTAGATTAGATTAAATGCATTAAtgggtacagtgtgtgtgtgtgtgtgtgtgtgtgtgtgtgcgtgtgtgtgtgcgcagtcCCACCTTCCTGTGCTGTGTACTCTGTCTCAATAATCCTAGCCAGACCAAAATCCGCAACCTTGCAGTGCAGAGTCTCCGATACCAGGATGTTGGCCGCCCTGAGATCCCTGTGAATGTAGTTCTTCTTCTCGATGTAAGCCATGCCTTCTGCAATCTGCAAAGGAGGGAAAGAGCCAGGGCAGCATAGCGGACCTGCTATTCAACAAGCACCTTTTTAAAGTGTCTGGATGCCAGTTTGTGGGTTCCATGTGGCGTGTTccaatgcaaaaaaaatacagagagAGGTCGtttaggggggtggggtggagtgaATTGGTGTTGCAACATCAAAAGTGGTTTAAACAGGATGCATACTCTTTCAGGAAATGCAGTTCATGTCGTCTCGAGGGCATGCCAAAAGGCAAGTGGAAAAAAATGCATCACATCCTGTCCGGATGTTAATACGAGAAGGACGCTAAGGTTTTTACACATGAGGCATATAGCTTGACCACATTACTGTGGAAAATTATAATAATCAGAATTATAAAAAAACGAGCAAAGTTGAAAGGAGCTGAAATACACTGTTACGTTTATCAACAAAACGTTTCCCTTACCTGTGCTGACATATCTATGAGTTTAGGATACTTCAGATGTTTTCCATCTTCGGTTTTTAAGAAGTCAAGTAAACTTCCTTTGAAACATAAAAACCCACAGCTTCAAATTACCTCACGGCCATCAGAGAGAAAGAAAATGCTACTTAATTATCTCTATGGCTTCTCGTAGCCTGGCTAACCAGGGAGACTCGTCTCAACCCGCAAACACAAAGGCGTTGTTTTCTTGCAAGACAAATTCATTGTTGTTTATAGCTGTGCTACATCTATGACTTGTCTAGACAGCTGGAGAACAAACATCGTACTTAATCTTGTTTCGTTTTATGAAATAAGCCACAGTAGGTTAAATGCATTGTTTAAGTTCAGTGTTTTCTAGATAATagatttagttatttctaaACTGTTCCTCATTTGCTTAGTCAGCCCTCATAAATAATCATTGCTATACAGCAATATTTAACTCTAAAATACCCAGTGATTCCCAGTGGGGTTTTTAATATCTGCCACATATGATTGCTTCATGGTTTAAATGAGTCAGTCTACGAGAATTATGTTACATGTGTTGCATGTTTGTGAATAGTTATGTGACCCTAATTAAGTATATACTGATGAACAATagatggtaacactttacattaactttatgcctttataatgcattcgtaaaacattcagtgcaccttcataatgaatttataatgcattcatagaccaTTCATATGCAATATAGAAGTATACCTtcacatcctaacataccttaacagctatacattaataacaaacattatctgATTATTTTCGgaattatcatataatgtttgttattaaagtACATTATGAAAGcttttaaggtatgttagggtgTTAAGGtgcacttacatgctgcttataaacgttctataaatgcattatgaaggagcagttaatgtaaagcgttacccagTAGATTCTGTGAACTGGCTGAACGCCAGAAAATTCATGTTCCCTCAGTAACGTATTGTGAAGACCCAGAATACAGGCTGTTATGTTCGATTTTTAATGCCGAAATGTACATGTGACCTCAGAATTACGTAAGATTATATCAGCATACAGGCTGAGCCTCAGCATAAATCAAGCAGACAGGCATGAAGACGCGAACGCTTAGTCCAAAATCTGGGGTTATGTAACCCTGCCGGGTGACGGGAGCCTCACCGTTACTCATGTACTCTGTGATGATGAGGATGGGCTCTTTGGTGACGACGGCATACAGGCGTACCAGCCTCTCGTTTTGCAGCTTCTTCATCAGGTTGGCCTCCTGCAGGAAGGCCTCTGGCTCCATGCTGCCCTCTTTCAGCATCTTGATGGCCACCTTCTGGGAGTTTTTATAATAGCCTACAAGGGAGACGGACATGCAGGTCTCAATGAATGTACTGACAAAATCAGTCACTACCACAGCTCTCCGGTCCACTACATGACTACACTCATGTTCTTCCGACACACTCTTATGCGACGTAACACCCAATTAGTTGGCAGCCTCAGTGAGAAGACAGTTCCTTCAGTCAGGGTTGGACTGGCGGTTGGACTAGACTAAATATAGGATTGATTTTGGGGGGGGTCCCAGAAAGGGGGTTCAGGAACCACTGGCTGATACCAAAGGAAGCAGATCAGCTAGGCAAAGACACATGAGATGTGATTGTGCCACCATCACTGATTTCTGGAGCTACTCTCCGTGTATGTTTGGAGCCTTCCCCAAGATAATCTAGCTAGGTACGGGATAGCTCTGGGCTGTAGGAGCCAATCATGAAGATGGCGACCTCTCTTACCCATCCACACCTCTCCAAACTGTCCCGACCCGAGCTTCTTTACCATCTTCAGTGTCTCCCTCGGGATCTCCCAGGCATCCTGAGCCCACGGTTGTCGCGGCTCCATGCGTTTGCAGGGGGCAGTCAGCCGCTGACACAGCCCATGTGCTGTCCCTGCAGAGAGGGAGTGAGTGAGGGAGTGTGGAAGTGCTCTTTAAGATGCACTTTTAAATGAACCTTTAAATGACATAGTGTATCTCAGACCTGTTACATGTACATTCCTACTAATGAACAAACAGACCTGTTACATGTACATCCATACTAATGAACACACAGACCTAATGGTGAAATCAATCTGCTGACCCTTGGATTAAAACcgatgatcacaggcacagcacacTTACTCACTGAGCCCCAGTAGATGTTGAAGATCACGTATGTACTCTGATTTTCACGATTCAGGTGGGAATGAGGGGACAGGTatttgtttgtgtatgtgtttgtgtgtaaggCATCTGTGGTAATGAAGGTTGTTCCTCTTTGTACACTAATTTAGGGTTGCATTCACATCACATGCATCACAAGTAATGTGATTAGACTCAATAATTATTaagtcactgaattataactgtATAACCGATTCTTTAAGAGAAATATCTAAATCTGTTATGAAGTTTACTTTAATTTtgattgttttatttatgtattttattttgctgTCTGTTAATATACAATTGCATCCTGGCGTTAAAGTGAATCGGATCTGAAATTCTAAATTTGGCCTCAGGTCACAATTTTCCTCTCACTTGCTCTGTTGGTGAATAAATGAAATGCTCATTTTGGAAATCGTTTGATCTGTACATCTAGTGGTTGAGTATGAAGTGATGAAAGGATTTCTTTACATTGACAGGAAATCCAACATGTTGATTTTAAGGAAATTCTCACCACTGTACTACAATATGATTTGTCTCAATGGGGGAACATCGTGTTCTGGAACATTCTGAGAATGCAGAACGGTGATTCTTAAGTACAATGCATTTGAAGGGTATTTATTTGCAACTTACTGGAGTAAAATTTCACCAGCTCCTCCAGCGATGCAAACGAGGTCATCGGGGAGATATAATAGCCACCGTTGTCAAGGCAACGGATTTTGTAGTGTTTGATGACATCCCCCTGTTCAGGATCCATATCTCTGATAGACAATGAGAAtgatcctgaaaccgaaaattgtttttaaaatgaataaattgCTTATTTTAATCACACTAATGGTCAACAGGTAGCAAATCCACTATTTAGCAGTTGAAGACCATACCCTTCTTATTGCACCTTAAAACTTCCATTATAACTGTTATCTTCTATTAAAGATATCGAAAAATGTCAATAAAGGAAACACGAGAATGATCTGATGTGTTCTCTTACTGGCTGTGATAAAACGGCATATATGAGGTACACATTGTTTGTGGCAATAGGTGAGTTTTCAGACAAACCATTAGCGGTCTCGCTTTCTCTGATTAGAAATGACCCCATTTGATTCGCTGGGGCCAGAAGCAGACGCTCTGCATCTTTGCGACTCAAGTTCTTGAAAAACCATCTAGAAAATGACAATTCAGTGACATTTGTAACTACATGTAATCTTTTCTCAAAACAAGACAAACCACAATACAACTTGAAGATGACAACAAATGTCGTACACACTCTGTTGGCGGTTACGTACTTCTCTACATCCAGTGTGTCTTGTTTTGCCATATATGTGCAGGGAATGTAGCCTTCGTCACCTGTTGTCAATGACTTAGCAAACCACCAGTCACCATCCCTTCacgagaaacagagagagagttgTGAAGTTTCCCTCGAAAAACAAAGCAGTAAATATGGCCTTATGAGGTTAGTGTACAGTGCAGATCATTTCAATGTGTAACACTCGGCTTACTCTTCTAGAATTTTGAACTTGTCTCCTTTTCGGAAAGGCAAGTCATCAGAAGTGACCGGCTTGAAGTCATACTGAGCAACCACGATATCTCCATCTGGAAGGAGATGTAAGAGAAGCGGGGATCACCTGACTGTGATTAGCTTCACCAACAGCGTGTATTCATTCTGGTTTGCAAATCACTTGGTGAAAcacacagatttttatataatTGAACAAGGTTGCGGTGTTATATCCATTGAGTGTCACTTGAGTTTTAAAGTATCTTATTTAAGGGTGATGTATTAAGACTGAATACCTTTTAATTTGTGCATATTCAGTATGTACTAAGAATGACTTATTACTGAAACTCTCATATTTTCATATTGGGACTGTACCTTGAGTCCTTTACTGTCAGCCAACAATAATCTAATGAGGCAGTTTCCTGGCCTTTGTTGAGAAAGttctaaaaaaaaaccttaatcgACAGAATGTAAAAAAGGTAAATTCCTCTGTTCTGGTTTCATCACGAGTCTCATTAAACAAATGAGTGGAAACTGTTACCATGGCGAGCGAGATGTCACCCTGTAGATAAGGGAGGTATTATCTTTGAAGAGCTACCCCAATTGTGTGTCCCTAAAAGCGTGATGCACGGGCAAACTCGCAGTGGGCTTCTTAGAACGTGGCTAAGTTCAGGTGTGACTGGATGGTGCACAAGCCCAGAGAGGAGCCCTGGTCCTTACAGGCCTCATTCCCAAAAAGCTGAAGGATGTTCCCTGAAGCTATCAGCGAGCGAGCTTTTCCATGAAGCCTGTAACTCCTACAACAGCACTGTGTGACGTACCCAGTGATTCCCAGTGGGACTTTTAATCTCTGCCACATACGATTGCTTCAGCTCTCATGAATAATGGGGGATTTACTCTACATCTAAATGTTactaaacatttt from the Brienomyrus brachyistius isolate T26 chromosome 19, BBRACH_0.4, whole genome shotgun sequence genome contains:
- the blk gene encoding tyrosine-protein kinase Blk isoform X2, translating into MGCTCSRPKQKHQTSYNFQNEQPRATNNSNELANSRPMVSDANRQDIATNNGDIVVAQYDFKPVTSDDLPFRKGDKFKILEEDGDWWFAKSLTTGDEGYIPCTYMAKQDTLDVEKWFFKNLSRKDAERLLLAPANQMGSFLIRESETANGSFSLSIRDMDPEQGDVIKHYKIRCLDNGGYYISPMTSFASLEELVKFYSRTAHGLCQRLTAPCKRMEPRQPWAQDAWEIPRETLKMVKKLGSGQFGEVWMGYYKNSQKVAIKMLKEGSMEPEAFLQEANLMKKLQNERLVRLYAVVTKEPILIITEYMSNGSLLDFLKTEDGKHLKYPKLIDMSAQIAEGMAYIEKKNYIHRDLRAANILVSETLHCKVADFGLARIIETEYTAQEGAKFPIKWTAPEAINFGTFSIKTDVWSFGILLTEIITYGRTPYPGMTNPEVIRLLDKKYRMPCPDACPQELYQIMLKCWQERPEDRPTFDYLQYTLNDFFIATEGQYEMQP
- the blk gene encoding tyrosine-protein kinase Blk isoform X1 — translated: MGCTCSRPKQKHQTSYNFQNEQPRATNNSNELANSRPMVSDANRQDIATNNGDIVVAQYDFKPVTSDDLPFRKGDKFKILEEDGDWWFAKSLTTGDEGYIPCTYMAKQDTLDVEKYVTANRVCTTFVVIFKLYCGLSCFEKRLHVVTNVTELSFSRWFFKNLSRKDAERLLLAPANQMGSFLIRESETANGSFSLSIRDMDPEQGDVIKHYKIRCLDNGGYYISPMTSFASLEELVKFYSRTAHGLCQRLTAPCKRMEPRQPWAQDAWEIPRETLKMVKKLGSGQFGEVWMGYYKNSQKVAIKMLKEGSMEPEAFLQEANLMKKLQNERLVRLYAVVTKEPILIITEYMSNGSLLDFLKTEDGKHLKYPKLIDMSAQIAEGMAYIEKKNYIHRDLRAANILVSETLHCKVADFGLARIIETEYTAQEGAKFPIKWTAPEAINFGTFSIKTDVWSFGILLTEIITYGRTPYPGMTNPEVIRLLDKKYRMPCPDACPQELYQIMLKCWQERPEDRPTFDYLQYTLNDFFIATEGQYEMQP